The sequence CTGTTCCCTCTTTGGAATGATTAATATTGTCTGTGCTGGATGGACAGGGAGCAAAGCTCCTAATGATGGTTTGGAGACATTCAATTCAGTTTTAGTCTTTTAGATAATCATCTAGGACTTCTCACATGGAGAATGCATATCTCTAAGTTTGACTTTGTGTATTCTTGTTCTACTTTGTTTGAACTTCAAAATGGATATTGCTAGGTCATTATTGAGTTATAATCTGTACTACTAGCTTCTCTTGGTAGGTTTATTTGCCTATTGATTCTTAACTTTCTGTTGATATGTTGCACTGTCTCATGTCAGCATCCACTTCCTTGTGGAGTTGGTGCATTTGTGGTGCTAGTTTTAATCTTTACTAGACTCAGGATATTTGTATGGTACTCTTTATACTATCATCATTGTCAAACTGGTTTGCACTCATCAGTGTCAAAGTTTTAGTCTTAAGAAAAGTTAATGGTACTCTTTATACTATCATCTTTTTAGATGCTACTCTTATTGGGGTCCTCGCTACGTCATACAGATCTTGCATTATCTGATAGCTTTGTTCTATTTGTGGTTTCCAACTGAGATGCAATGGAAATGAAAACAATTCGAAATATGGTTCTAATAGCAGAATAACTTATTCCATATATATAAGAAATATGACCTGATTGCTGCTACATTCATTCTGGATTTTGTTGTGCAGATTTGGTTTTCTGGATATAATTTGGATTCTACAATATCTTTCCTAGTTTTAGGCTTCAAAATGCATCTATCTGCGTCCCCTTTGTTTTCTTATATCAATCGGTTTCTTTATATTCTGAACAATTCATTCTGATGGTTTTTCGTATTTGTGGTTTGATGCTCTGCTGCTTCTTCCTTTCGCCAGAATTTTGTTGGCCTGTCTATTTCTGATGGATATATCGCGACAGGATCTGAAACAAATGAGGTATGCGTTATGCTTCTTTCTGTCAATATTGCTGTTAAAGGGATATATGatacaattttttttcttaagtggGAAGTGGTGAAAGCAGGATTTGAAATGATTGACAAGATCTTTGTGAGCTATGTTAGTCGGTTCATGTGTTTATATAATTTGTGGGAGAAACTTGTTGATCTCTGTGCCATGACTGTGGAGCTTGGGAAAATATTATCAATAGGAAACCAAGACATATCTTACATTTCATAAATGAGATGACAACTATTGGAGGCCACCAGCAGCTTTGAATCAACAAATGTTTGTCAATGAGTTCAAGCAAATTATTAAATAATGTGAACATGTAAAGGCATTAGTTACAGTTCTATAAGTTCCATTGATTTTATTCAGTTCATGAGTAGAATATATGATGACAGAATAGAGGATTGCCAAATTAGAAAATATTAGTGACTTCTTGGGCTCATATAAATGCCTAAAATTTAGATAACTATATAATTGGAGTAGTTGGTTGCTGCAAGTTATTGCCAAATGAAGCCTAGAGTTCAGTGGTGAACCACATGGcacttgatgcatgttttgacagAGAGATTAACTGAGATATTGATACATTAGTTGTAAATTTTGAATGACTCTTGTCCGTTTTCATTCATTGCATAACCTCCTAAATtgtaaaaactattttttttgagATAGAGAGATAATGGATGCCCTAGATAAGCCTGGAGGGCATATTAAGTCATACGAAACCTTTTTAGACTGATTTGACAGACAAGGTCAGCTACTGTTAGAAGTGTCCTAGTGTTCAGTGTATTTCTTCAAtctttgccatgtttctatgctaAAAAGTGTTACAAGAGATAGCCGCATGATAATAGCATGGTAGGATGACATTGGAGGAAAAGGAAAAGATACTTGTTAAATTATTGATCTCTCTCTCACCcctccttccctctctctctctatctctctctctctctcttcatcccCTCGTGTGTGCATACATATCCATTAGTGTTATTGTGTAATTAGTGTCTGGTATTTGGAATGGATAACTTCTGGTTTTCCGGCTTctgtttttctttcttatcaaagaTACTAAGTGGACTACATTTCAGACGATGGCTTCCAAGAATTTGGTTTTTCTGGGAGCTAACCAGTTAGATCATCGTAGCAAATAAGATGATGAATAAACCTTTagaatatttatacatatatattgctGACTCTTCTTTTTCCGAAGTTTTACATTATAAAAAATATGTTGATGACTATTTTCAGAGCTTGCTATGTGTTTAATGGTCTATTGTCAATAAGGATCTTGTGACCTAAGCACAAGTCCTAGAGCCAATGTTTCAGTAGATCATCACAGATATGAAAGTTATGCAAGTCAACACAAATAGAAATCTGGAAGTTTTGAAGGCCATATTGTTACCATTATACTCGAAGCGAATTGCACTCTCGAAGAAGTTGGTATGTTATGGGGATTAAGAAGACAAGCTTAAACTGCAACACTGGCATGTACATGTGAGTTTGTACTGTGTGGGTGTGGATACTTGGTTCAATCCAATTTAATTTGTTTTCAAATAATTAGGCAACTCATTAGATGAAATCATTATTGAACAAGTTTCAGTGAGCGATCATAAATGATACATACCACAGAATGCTCAAGAATTGTCTCAAAAGCGGTAACATAGAATGCTGCTTGAATACACTAGAAAACAACTAGGAAGTGGCATATTTTTGGTTCAATTACCTTGCAGGAAGAGAGGAGTTTATGTTGGTCCCTTGTGATGTCCAAATGATTCTTCATCTGTCACATTAGTCAAAACGGACTGCATGTTgctaagacattttctaagctcagTCAAGCTTATTCATCATTAAACATATTGTCCATGATTCCTTCGTAGCAAGCAATATCtacttggagtatatcaatatatAATAATGCCTTTGATTAGCTTAATCCCTGACATGCCCATTAGTTTCTTTTGTCTTGGATCAGGTTTTTGTCTATTCCAAAGCTTTTCCTATGCCAGTGTTGTCATACAAATTCAGCATTATCGACCCGATATCTGGCAAGGAAGTTGATGACACATCACAATTCATATCTTCTGTGTGCTGGCGAGGCCAGACTTCCATGTTGCTTGCTGCAAGTTCCAGCGGTAACATTAAATTCTTGGAGATGGTTTAAGTTCAGTGTTCACAGATAACGGCTATCTCGTGGTAACAAGTTAGTGCATTCATCGCTTTGTCAAGCAGCAGAAGCAATCAAGAATGATAAAAAGTGGCTGTGGTAGGAACGGTGAAGTTAGCAGGAGTCTCTACTTAATTATAGGTGAAGTTAACATATTGtatcataaaaaaggaaaagaagaagaggaagactaAGAGGGAATGGTTCATGTACATCATTGGTTACAGGTATATAGTCGATTACATCAAGCTTTTCGATCAACTGATTGGGTTTCCTTGGTTAAAGGTATGTTTTCCTTGCAATCTGGTGCATTGGGTGGTCTACATCATGCTTTTGGGAGTGTGATTAACTAGTATAACTGGGTCACCTTCTCTTTACTTTTGATATTCTAGGCTACAAGGGAATGAATGGTTCATGTGCATGCATCACTAATTAGAGGTACATAGTTAATCAGATCAGGCTTTTCAATCAAATGTTTGGTTTTCCTGATTAAAAGTTTGTTTCCACTGCAATTTGGTGCATTGGTAGGTCCACATCTCAAGTTCATCAGcaacaaaaaaaattgttttagCTGTTCACCATCTTTTTCTTTGATATTCTAGTGGgtatagcctctcggaggctgatgCTGCTGCCATCGAGATAAAACCGGCGCTTGCACAGTACACCCACCACTGTTTAGGCCCCGTTGATAGCAGCAGCATCTCTCACAGAATCACTGTTGCATGTGATGTATTCtctcttggttttttttttttttgaagttgtgGTTTGTTGGAAGTAGTACTTTTTTGCCTAGTAATTGATGGAAAGACTGGTAGATGTCTTCATCAGTTTATGGGGTTGGCTTACGAACCATTGACAGGTGTGTGCAATCTTCTCTCGGCATGACTTAAAACTTATTTGTCTGTTGATCTTTGGTGTGCACGGTAGACTCCTCCATTGGCACACGGTGTGCAACATTGGAGTAAAGAATACATTTTACGGTGGAGCTTTGTTTTCTTAATGTTGTATGTCTCCAACACTGAGTCATTGGATCCGCAGGTGAGTACTGTCGAAAGTAGTGTTCTATTCTACCCAGGATGCATATTTTATTGCCCTTTTTAGGAGAAGACCTACCCTGTTCCGAAACGTGGTACACTTTGGATGGTAGAGATTGAGGACATCGAAGCTGTGGATGTTGGTGGTACGTGTTTCATGTTTGACATATGGTTTCATTGTTCGGCCTTTCAAATTTACCTATTAGTTTTACTAGAATATGAAAATGATGAAAATCATTCATTTGAATTTTTTGAGACGTTTTCCAGATGATTTATGATCTGTTTCTTTTTTTCACAAAGAAATTTCTTTTTATAACTGTGTTTGGTATAAAATTTATCGGATGGAGGGTTTTGAGCTCTTAATCTTGTTGATTGATtgtttttttatgaataaaattttgaattctcaatCCTATTACTTGCAAAATTTGATCTGCTACATCCTAAATAAATAGAGAACATCTCTTTATAGCtgatgaaatatttataagtAGATTACTAATTCTAAAGAGACCAACATCTATCAGCAACCAAGCAGACCCGTATGGGTTATTTGTATTAGAGGACAACGACACCCACAACAAAGTTGGCAGGGGATGAAACCACCGAGAACGTTCGGGATCAGACTTCGCCAATTCCAGACGCGGAGGGCGACGACGAAACTGGGTGCGGACGCCCCACGTTTCAGTAGTCCCCACGTACATTTGGCAACCCCATAACTTTATCAGCCACCTCAATGCGTATACAGTTGACAGGgacgagagagagagtgagagagagagagagccacgtGGGACGAGCCTTTGTCATCCGAGTCTTGTGGACCCACAAACTTTATCAGCCACTTCAATAAGTGTACAGTTAACATCGACGTGTACGTGATGATTAATCATCATACAGGTGAATTGCACGTGACGTGAACATGCGATGAACCGGTTGACTAGTTTCATTTACTGCCTAATTATACTAAGAATTTGAGCAAGTAATATATGGAGTTCTGATTATATTTAAACTATATAAATGAAgatttatttttgtaaatattgcatatattttaaaattttaattagagaggaaaattattttatctattttttagGATTTTATCATTGGATTACGAGAAAAGTATCCCAAATTTCTATAAACATAGGAAGAAGCAGAGTTTCGAGCTCGGATTTTGTTAACTCGAGAGAGCATTTCTTTTTCTGTATTTATGTTTTCGTAATCGATATAGATTATTGAATTTATACCTATTTTTGATTTTTATTATGTAATTATTAATCTCTGGCATCTAATTCTTGCTTTTGTAAGGTACGTTTACTGCGACGCCTCGACTAAAAGAGAGGCTTGAGCTCCTGCGACTCTCTCCCCGTCGGCATGTGTAGCAGATCAcgagcatctctctctctctctctctctctctctctctcgtacctGCTGCCAAACCGGAGTCACGAAACCCGTGGGCAAATCGCCACCACCGAAATCAccatcctctctctccctctcctcctgctACAGTCCACATTCTGTGATTAGATGCCGACGCGATTGACCTGGTAACATCAGACACATGTCGGATAGGAAGCCTCCCCTGTGGGCCTCCCTTGGCCGGTTGGTGCTGGTGGCGGAGCTGCCTCGCTCTCACTGTTTGCGGTCCCTCTGCTTGCAGACATCCAGGATAAGAACCCTCAAAACTCCACtcttttattctctctctctctctctttcattctGCAATAATTCGGTCTGCCCCACTGTTCACTCTTGTTTTCTAGTGTTCGCTTGTTTTGTTGCTGCTGTTGCTGATAAGAATGACGTGATTGCGGGTATTCGATTAAGATCGAGGATGCTTAGGATACGACGATCGATCGGCATCCAATCTAAAATATTTCCCAACCATGATAATGATCATCGCAAGCATCTGTGTCATCCACCCACCCACCTATCCAATCCATACTATCTCGTAGTATAAATGACGAGTAAAGATGGGAGTCGTATGGGTGGGTATCCTTACATCGAAGCATACAGCTCCATGTAAATTAATCCATCATCATTCAAACATGGATAAGTACTCGGATATACTTTATCCGACCCAATCCTGCCTACTAGCATGGCATGAAGCAGCTGCTTCCTTGCCCTGTTTTAGCGATACCACCCGGTGAATTAACCGACGCGGCAGGCTCCACCCACCTACCCGTGAGCGGAGAGCATTAAATAAGGATATATTCTTCAGGTGCGGTGTCCCGATCAAGATCCCAAGCATATCCCTTCCCGCTTCCCTCTCCATATCCGGTGATTTTGATCATCTGTTCTCTCCGCAGCACCAAACACAAAAAACACGCTCTCTCATTGATGGAACAAATGGGTCGCGCTATGTAACGCCCACCTCGCTCTTTTCGTGGGTAGCCATCGACCCTGATCGGTGACTCGGCTGCGACGGGCGAGCTCCCGACCGGAAGCGGAAGGGATAAGAAGAGACCGGGTTGGGGAAAGGACGCCAATAATTGAGCCACGGACGCGGGTATCTGACGTGGATCCGCGCTGGGTTCAACCCCTCTCTCATCGGAAACCAAACCCCCGGACACGGGTCCAATGAGCATCCGCCGCGTAGACCGTCGCGCTGTCCCCCTCATGTTCGCGGCGGCTCGTTCGCCCACGCCGTCGCCGTGGGCTCCACCTCCTCGTATTTAAGGGCGCCCCGTCGACGCCATCGCAGTGCCGAGTTGATCCCAGAGAAAGAGGGCAAAACGAGCTCGGCGAGGCAGCTGAGGGTTTCGATGGGCTTGGTGGAGGCGATGGATGGTCGGATGAGCCTGTCGGACACGGTGTTCAGCTTCTTggaggaaggagaaggaggaggatccGGCGCCGGTACCGGCGAGAGCCTGGACGGCAGCTGCCGCGGCGGCGGGGATGGCTTCGACAGCAGCGACGAGGGGACGAGCGACGGCGCCGTGGAGAACAAGGCTTTCTGGGAGTCACAGCAGCAGCTTTTACGAGTAAGTCGTTACGACATGGCGATTTACGTTGcaaagatttgatcttttatgtccgagTCCATGAAAACGAAGATGAAAAGGCCGGAATCTCTGTCCAAACTATTCGGTTTGAAGGGGAAATGCGTGTTTTAAGGCCTCTCATGCGAAACCTGAAAGTTCTTGTTTGAATCCGATGATCTAACCGAGCCTTCATTTCTCCTCCCCATGATGGATATAGGAAGCCCTTTCTCGGACCAGCTCCACGGAGGTGAAGCTACTGCAGCGCACAAACGACGCCGTAAACAAGATGCGGGCCGAGGGCGTCGTCTGTACTTGCTCGAGTAGCACGGCGAAGGAATGCCGGAACTGCGCACTAGTGTTCGTCGCGGAGCAGCTCCACCGTCTCGGATACAACAGCGCCTTGTGCAAGTCCAAATGGAGGAGGTCGCCGGACATCCCTTCAGGTACTCGTGGACGCTTCTCCTTTCGGTGCTCATGGTGTTCCACGAAATGGATCACCCGATACGATATCGACGTACAACCGCAGTGCGTGATGTTGCTCGGCGAAATGGTTACAGGGGAGCACCGGTACGTCGATGTGGTGATGGAAACGAAGAGCGGGAAGAAGGGCCCCGTCAGGCTGGTGATAGAGCTACGCTTCCGAGCTGAATTCGAGATGGCAAGAGGCAGCCAGGAGTACAACAGCCTGGTGAGCTGCCTCCCGGAGGTGTTCGTGGGCAAGCGGGAGAAGCTGCGCGGCGTCATCATGGTCATGTGCGCCGCCGCCAAGAAGTGCATGAAGGACAACAAGATGCACATGGCCCCGTGGAGGAAGCACAAGTACATGCAGTCCAAGTGGCTGGGGACGCCGGAGAGGACGGGCCCGGTCATGTCCTTCCCGGCCGCCGTTGTTGTTCCGGATCACCCACAGCCCAAGCTCAGGGCTTCCATGTTGACCTTCGACTTGCACCGCACCGCCGTGGAAGTCGTCTGAATCGGAGACTCGACACCGTTTCCGAGCTTGAAACCTCCACCTGGTCTTCAGTTTTGGCACACCTAATTAAGAGTGTAATGTCGCCTGTAAACTATCATCCTTGAATCATACGAGTATCGTAGAaaggctgctctctctctctcttgcttgctAGTCATATACTAAAGCATGAGTCTTATAGTTCATATACTTAAACAAGCCATTTGAAAGGAAATGGTAGCAGCATATCCACAGGATAACAAGCATTCGGTAGCATCTCGTGAATGGGTGTAGACAACGACACTTCCATCAGATGGATGCTTAAGGGACTCTTACGGTCCCAACGCTGCCACACTCGTGTCTCTTCTCCCATGGCTTAGCAACTGATAAAAGAAACAGTGAAAACCCCCCGACAAGAGGAGTGAGGCAAGATTGGCCCCTCAATAGTTAATCTTGAATCATCCACAACAGCATCTCACCAATATGCTCTAATTTTGATGTTATATTTAAATTGATTGTATCAATCAATTCCATCTCTTTCTCCTTGGAAACACTGCCTTTTACTGTGTTAGTAGGTAGCCGGTGCAGAAGCTGGCATGTATTTGGATGAGATAGGCGTCCATGTTCATCCCATCGTGCCACTTACGTAGCTCTTAGACGTTGTGCTGGTCGACACATCGTATCACTTTGCTAAGTCAAAAACTCGATTACTTGGATAgtttatttttggataattttacATAACTTATGTTTACAATATTAAAACAGCTACAAAGGCTAAACAAAAAAGTGACTGCTAAATATACTATAAATCCATTACTTATTGTGCAGAGAATATATAAAACATTATATCGAGCATCCTATTCATAGATTTGTTCGTGACTTTAAACTTCTAGAAGAAGTTTCGATGAATAATCATGATGCTTATTCTTAAATGATAGATTGATTcagaattaaaatatataaagaatataaataatagttaaattatgtatatatttagttcttcaaaagatatctagttcattttttattattttaatttttaattaaattaaactatgataattgatttttttaacatgttaatgtattaagttattttatttttacaataaagcttattcaattattattcttatcttctattatttctatcaattcTGGTTAACGTAACTAATTACACCATCACTGATGTTGCTGGTGCAATTATTACGCACGCGGGTTGCTGATGCAAATATTACGCACGCGATTGCTGCCAGCGCTTGCATTGCCTATACGTATATGTGCGGACGTTGTTCGTCGCATGCACCGAGCCATGTCAAGCGACAAAGAAACCAACAGAGTAGCTCTCCTCCGCGTCTGCCATGGCTTGTAACGTAGCTGTTGGGAAGAaactgcggaataattcttttccctctttgtgtatcaaaataggttcctcatcaaaataccaacttaatatcaaaatgctaaatcaatcagcacagcatagacAATAGAATAACtagatgataacaggtttacagtatgctaaatcaataataatgataacaggtttacagtatgtcttctttagaataactagaggatcagaataacatcaagatcatagatcttggctcaagaatagcatatcttaatCACAtatgatggatctcctcaaaagagaattctaggtctcacgaagtggatatcgtaggaaattaccttagagagggtaaactgcagatcaacaccgttaggattgtagagtttgctgcaaggattctccacataaaatttgggctgaaactgacaacgtttggccaccgatcgtcaagcagaaaaactcagaaaccttactttctctctctatttctctctcttttttctcaTCACGCCGTCGCACGCACGCTGCAATCAGATCTTACtctcctcaccttctctctcttttttttttatttctttgatttgttgatttgggctcaataggcccaattctctccctctagctcatatggtgggttgtaccaagcTCGATCTTcgtctacatgcttcaagcttctccttaggcaaagactttgtcaacatatctgaaccattatcattggtatgcaccttttccaactgtaattctttcatctcaagcacatcacgaatccagtgatatctcacatcaatatgcttggatctagaatggtatgttgaattcttggagaggtgaatagctttctgactgtcatagtaaatagtatatccttcatgtttcaagcccaattcctatagaaactttttcatccataaagcttccttgtaggctttagtaactactatgtattctgcttctgtggttgatagagcaacacacttctgtaacttagactgccaaaagactgctcctcctgcaaatgtcatcaagaatcccgaagtgaactttctggaatcagtatcacctgccatgtctgcatctgtgtacccttctaacacaggttcatcatcaccaaaacataaacacaacctggaagtacctcttagatatcttaatatccatttcactactgcccaatgttcctttccaggatttgagagaaatcgactaacaactccaactgcatgagctatatctggcctaatacaaaccatagcatacatcaaactgcctactgtagatgagtaaggcactctggatatttcttctttttctttctcacttgtaggacattgtttagaactcagcttgaaatgacctgcaagtggagaacaaactgctttggctttactcatgttgaatctttcaaaaacattttcaatgtaagtctcctgagatagccaaatcttcattttcttcctatcacgaagaatcttcatgccaagtatttgtctcaccgatcctaagtctttcatggcaaaagacttacttagctctcttttaagcttttcaatttttccaacatcatgggcaacaatcaacatatcatcaacatatagcagtaaaataataaaatcatcatttgaaaatttcttcataaacacacaatgatcagatgtggttctatcatacccttgactcatcataaaggaatcaaacttcttgtaccactgtctaggtgcctgtttgagtccatataagcttttcctaagcttacatacaatattttcttttcccttgactttgaaaccttctggttgctccatgtaaatttcttcttctaagtcaccatgaagaaatgctgtttttacatcaagttgctcaacttctaaattcaagcgggtagccaaaccaagaacgactcggatagaggacattttcacaatcggagaaaatatttcttcaaagtcaatacatttcttctgactgaatcctttcacaactagtcgtgccttgtatctttgttgtgagctattattttcggtcttcaatttataaacccacttattcttgagagctttcttctctttcggcagctttaccaagtcataggtgtggttctcaagcaaggatctcatctcttcttgcatggctttaactcactcactcttattcttatgtagaatagcttcttggtaagtttctggctctcccccgtcagtaagcataacatactcatgtggaggatatctggtagagggttgtcgctctctagtggatcttctcaatggaatctcaactggtggtggaggtgcttgttcagttggttcagcatcatcaactgtaggtgtatcatcactagtattctcaccacaatcttcttgttcatctcccccataatcatcatgaactacaggtgaaggaactggacccaaactccaaggaatataaatagaggtttctggcttctcaacattatcaccatcatcaaacaatcggtcttcaagaaacacaacatctctgcttctaataatcttcttgttcactggatcccataatctgtacccaaactcttcatgaccatatcccaagaagatacatgcttttgccttattatcaagcttggacctctcatctttgggaatatgaacaaatgctttacacccaaagactctcaaatgattataagatatatcttttcctctccatactctctctggaacatcaccttgcagaggaactaatggagaaagatttatcaagtcaactgtagttctcatagcctccccccagaatgactttggtaacttggcgtgggaaagcatacacctaatcctttcttcaatggttctgttcatcctttctgccacaccgttctgctgaggagttttaggaactgttttctcaagcctgataccatggaacctgcaataattctcaaaaggacccctgtactcgccaccattatctgatcgaacacactttagctttctaccagtttctctttcaacattgacatgaaactccttgaaagcatcgagtacctggtctttagatttcaaagcaaaagctcacactcttctagaatggtcatcaataaaagtaacaaaataaagagcacctccaagagttctagtttgcatagtacaaacatcagtatgaactaaatcaataacatcatatcttctagatgatggatatgtctgaaatgcaactctatgtgtttttccaactaagcaatga comes from Musa acuminata AAA Group cultivar baxijiao chromosome BXJ3-3, Cavendish_Baxijiao_AAA, whole genome shotgun sequence and encodes:
- the LOC135632948 gene encoding uncharacterized protein LOC135632948 isoform X2 codes for the protein MGLVEAMDGRMSLSDTVFSFLEEGEGGGSGAGTGESLDGSCRGGGDGFDSSDEGTSDGAVENKAFWESQQQLLREALSRTSSTEVKLLQRTNDAVNKMRAEGVVCTCSSSTAKECRNCALVFVAEQLHRLGYNSALCKSKWRRSPDIPSGEHRYVDVVMETKSGKKGPVRLVIELRFRAEFEMARGSQEYNSLVSCLPEVFVGKREKLRGVIMVMCAAAKKCMKDNKMHMAPWRKHKYMQSKWLGTPERTGPVMSFPAAVVVPDHPQPKLRASMLTFDLHRTAVEVV
- the LOC135632948 gene encoding uncharacterized protein LOC135632948 isoform X1; protein product: MGLVEAMDGRMSLSDTVFSFLEEGEGGGSGAGTGESLDGSCRGGGDGFDSSDEGTSDGAVENKAFWESQQQLLREALSRTSSTEVKLLQRTNDAVNKMRAEGVVCTCSSSTAKECRNCALVFVAEQLHRLGYNSALCKSKWRRSPDIPSGTRGRFSFRCSWCSTKWITRYDIDVQPQCVMLLGEMVTGEHRYVDVVMETKSGKKGPVRLVIELRFRAEFEMARGSQEYNSLVSCLPEVFVGKREKLRGVIMVMCAAAKKCMKDNKMHMAPWRKHKYMQSKWLGTPERTGPVMSFPAAVVVPDHPQPKLRASMLTFDLHRTAVEVV